The sequence ATGCTGTCACATCATTTGTTTCCATGCTTATTTTATGAGTCATTTACAACAAATTTCGATAATAGGGCATGAATAGATGCCTCAATAGCTTTTGCAAAGGCAAATATTTTTTACCAATGCAAATACTATTAAGAAAGTACGAATTATACAAACTTAACTAATATTTTTCGATTACAAAATAATTTATACAACTATATAATCAGAAAAGTCAAGTAAAATCATTTGTGTTAATTGTAGCTATCATTTTTAGCTTTATAACTATATTATTTGATAATAATATTGATTTTAAGAAGCTGTAAGTCATATAAGTCAAGCATTTTAAAGAAGAAATATATTATCAATAATGAATTATGTCTGAATTTATATATTAATAAAACATTCATATTACCTAGTTAACAAACGCCAAAAAGCTTGATATTAGTTACTTAAAATTAATGTAAATTTTATGTGTATCTTGTATTTAGATATATCAAATAGCACAATATTGTGATTTATATGGATTTCAGAAACAAATACGCTTTTCACGAAGGAAGAAGAACTCACGTTTTAAAACGTGAGATGATCCACACGCTTGGCGTGAATGAAGTAAGGAGGTAAGATTTATCCTCCTGCGCGTCTTTTAATTTTATTTTTTATTTCTACTGAGCTTTAGACTCAGAACTAAAGTAAAAAAAATAACCACTCAAACCTTCTTCCTCCGAACTTCTTCCTTCGTTGGTAATATTGGTTTGGTTAATTATTACCAATTACCAACTACCAATTACCCATTATCGATTAATTACGAAAATTTTTAGAATTCATATCGTTCCATCTGCCAAGAAGCGACGAATAGAAACATCAAGATGAATAAAAGAGTAATGAGTATCGCAATCAAAGCTTGTATTTGAAACTTGCCAGCAGCAGCTTCAACGGCATAACTTTGTAATGCGGCAAAACTGTAGGGTTCAATTTGCTTTAAGTATTCATTGGTACTTAAACTAGCTCCGCTAATATAAACTATAAAAGCTATGCCTGTAACCGAGCTAATCTTTTGAAAAAACGTTCCTAACATTAAAGTTAACGCCAGAATAAATAGTAATAGTAAATAAATTATGGCGATGCTGAAAAGATATCCTAAAAGAGAATTTAAACTGATTCCAAATATCACCGCCGTAATACCTATTGCGATTGCAGGAGCGCCTAAAATTATTACAGCAATAAAAATAGCATAAGCAGCAAATTTTCCTAAAATAAAAGCCGAAGCAGACAAAGGTTTAGAATAAATCCAGAGTAAGGTTTGGGTTAATTTTTCTTCAATTATCGTACCTTGACTAATTACAACAGTTCCAATAGACATTGGAAAAGTACCCAGCCATAAAAATAGCGATAATAAGGCAATACCTTGATTTGCCGATAGTGATGAAGCACCTGCTGTAACTAAAGAAATTGTGGGAACTGCTGATATTGACATCCAAACCACTAATGGAGATACCCAGCATTTATTTCCAAACTTACGAACTAATTCTTTTCTAAAAATGGGATAAAAACCGCGCATCCAAATATTTGAAGAGATTCTAACGAGCATTTTTGGTTTCTCCCTCAACTAAATCTACAAAAATATCTTCTAGTTCGTATGATGTGCGTCCAAATTCGGTGACAACCGTTTCACTATCTGACATTACTAACCGTAAAAGTTCGTTTTCGGCTGCATTTGGATTTGTGACATTAACATGCAGTTTACTTGTTCTATTATTATTAACATCGGGAAATCCAGGTTCAATGTTAATAGCTTGAACCCAAGGTATATTATTTAATTTATTGACTATTGCTAATCCGTCGCCTCTTACAATGAAATGGAATTGACTGCGATTTCCTGCTAGCAATTGTTGGATACTTCCTTGAGCAATTAATGTACCTTTATTCAGAATCACCACCATATCACTTACCCGTTGCACGTCATCAAGAATATGGGTTGAGTAAAATACCGTACTTCTGCCGCGAAAACTTTCGATAATTTGTAACATATCGCGTCTTCCTAATGGATCTAAAGCAGAGGCTGGTTCATCAAGAATAATTAATTCTGGGTCATTTATAGCAGCTTGAGCAATACCAAGACGCTGACGCTCACCTCCAGAAAAACCCTTAACCGGACGGTCAGCTTTACCATTTAAACCTACAATATAAATAATTTCGTCAATCCGACTTTCAATTTGACTTTTAGAACCCTTAAAAAAGAAAGAAGCAACAAAGCGTAATGTTTCGCGAGCAGTTAAATAGCCGTAAAAGCGCGGCTCTTGAGCTAAAAAACCAACTTGTTCCCGAATACTAACGCTATCGCTGACAATATTTTTACCTAGAATCGTACCGTTACCACTACTGGGTTTTACTAGTCCTAATAATAACTTTATTGTAGTACTTTTACCCGCTCCATTAGGACCGAGAAAACCACAAATTGAACCACGAGGAACGGCTAAATTTACTTTCTCAATAATCGTTTTTTTTCCGTAGGTTTTTGTCAGGTTTGACGTAGAGATAATCAAATCGTCTTGTGTCAGCACAATTTTAGAGTTTAGAATTTAGAATTTAGATTGTCTGTTTTGCAACCGCTTGAGTACCAAAAATGATTATGAAACAAATTTTGAAACTATAACAGTACCTTAATGGGTAATTTTTGAGCTTGCGTTACAAAGCCTGAAAACTCTTAGGTATCCAGCTTTGGCTTGATTGCGTCAAGGCGATCGCCACCCAAATATTATAGTTTTGCAAACAATTGTTTCTAAACTTAATCTTTTTAGATGGACATGAGAACATTGAAGCAGGAGTTTATGCCATTCTACTCTGAGTCCTTTTAAAAGGACTTTTGCTGTAAGACAGGAAATTACGTTCCCTGGTTAACTATCGTGCATATTTATGATGTAATTATAATCGGTGCTGGTCCCGTTGGATTGGCAATAGCAAATGGTTTGCGTCGGCGCGGGATAAAAAATATTTTAGTTTTAGATCAAACAAAAGCCTTTCGTAAGGTTGGGCAGGGTTTGGATGTTCTTCCCAATGGATTAAAAGCTTTAAAATATTTAAATGAGCAAGCCTATAAAGAAGTAGCAAAAACTGCAATGACTGTTACTAATGCAGAAAATTCTTCTCAGCCTTTACCCAAATGGCTTGTTAGAAACTTACAAGGAGAAAAAATACGTTCCATTGCTCTAGACTTTAACGAATGGTTTCAAAACTATGGTGAAGGTAGAATCTCTGTATCCTGGTTTGATTTACAAACAGCTTTAAGAAATTTAATTCCTCCAGAACAAGTCAAAGCCAATCATCGCTGTATTAATGTTGTCCACGAATCAGAAAATGAATGCGTTCGAGTCGATTGCGTCTCGGATATTAGCGTAGAAGCGAATCCCTACGCACATTGGAATCCGGAAGCGCAAAAGACTCCAATTAAGTCTACAAATATAAGTCAAGATATAGATAAAAGTACAGAATCACTAGAAAAAGTTTCTTTTAGAGCGAAGTTAGTTATTGCGGCTGATGGGATAAATTCGACCGTTCGTAAACAGATTTATAAAAATACCGATTATCAAGTTTTTTCCCGTCCCGAGTATTCTGGATATGCTGCGGTTGCTTGTTCGGAAATAACGAATGTTTCCGAAGCAATACAAACCGAACTTCAAGAAAGATTTCTACAAAAATCACCAATAGTAACTATTACTCCAGATGTAGATTTGAGAAATTCTGCTTCCGAGCAGCCTGCCAGAATGATTTTATTAACTAGAAAACCAGGTCAATTTACATATCTTATTCATATTGCTATAGCTTCCAATCAATTACAAGAAGATTCTCGAATCGATTTAACTTTACAGCAGTTAGAAAAATATAACTTTCCCCAAGCTATTAAAGAGTTAGTACGGTTATCAAAACCAGAAAATATGCAACATCGTACTTACTATATTCACCGTACTGCTGTTTCAGATTCTCTACCATTTCCCGAAACTGCGAACCTGCACCTTAAAGAAAATTCAGGCAATTCACAACCACCTTGGCATGTTGGTAAAATCGTATTAGTCGGTGATGCAGCCCACGGAATGCCTCCTTTTGCCGCTCAGGGAGTAAATCAAGGCTTTGAAGATGCATTGATTATTACCGAGCTTGTTGCTAACCTTGCTGATTCAAATCAATTAAACAATGAGCGTGCGATTCGAGAAGCGTTTGTTAAATACGAAAATATACGTCGTCCGTTAATAGAATACGTTCAAAAAGTTACAATGACAGGACTTAATTATACCTCAAATCAAGAAGAATTAGACAAATATAATCAACAGATATTTGCTCGTGATTTTAAGCAAGTAGCAGAAGCTTTAGATAGCTAAAGTCACGTTAAAGCAGTTTTCATTTAATTACAATAAATTTAAAGACTCACTTTCGTTTTTCTATTGCAGATGTTTTGAACCTGGTTGAAAACTGCTATACATCAATAATATAATACTTGCTTTAAGTTGATACCAAAACAGGATAATCTGTATAACCTTGCTCTAAATTTTCATCTCCTCTACCGTAGAAAGTTTTGACATCCGGAGTATTTAACTCAGCATCAGCAGCAAAGCGTTCGGGTAAGTCTGGGTTTGCAATATAAGGCTTTCCAAAAGAAACTAAATCCGCTCCTGCATTCTTCATCGCATCGTTGCCTTTTTCTTTGTCGTAACCACCATTAGTAATAATCTTACCTTCATATAAAGGTCGAAACACTGGTAAAGCCGGGTTGATAACATCTCGATTTTTTAAGTCGATTTCGTTGGGTTCCATTAAATGGATATAAGCTAATTGATATTGATTGAGGGCTTTAAATATATAACTAAATGTTGCTTGAGAATTTGAGTCCTCCATTCCATAAAATGTGTTGCTAGGGGATAATTTAATTCCGATGTTGCCGTTATCCCATACGCTACTAACTGCTTCAACTATTTCTAATAAAAAACGAGCGCGATTTTCGATTGAACCACCGTATTTATCAGTTCGCTGGTTGGAACCATCTTGAATAAATTGGTCGATTAAGTAACCGAATGCACCATGTAATTCAATACCATCAAAACCAGCTTTTTTGGCATTTTCGGCAGCTTGTCCAAATTGCTCGACAATCTGAGGAATTTCATCTATTTCTAAAGCGCGAGGTGTTTCTAAATTCACTTTACCAGTGGGGGTATGCAAAGTTCCAACTCCTGGAATTGCACTGGGTGCTACTGGAATTTCCCCATCTAATAAACTAGGATGGGCAACTCTACCACAATGCCATATTTGCAAAAATATTCTGCCTCCTTTGTCATGAACGCTTTTGGTTACTTGCTCCCATCCTGCAATTTGTTCTGTTGAATAAATACCCGGACAATTTATATATCCATTACTCAAAGGAGATACCATCGTACATTCAGTGACAATTAAACCAGCCGAAACTCTTTGAGTATAGTAAGTTCCCATTAAGGTGGTGGGGATGCTTCCAACTGCTCGCAAGCGAGTCATGGGAGCCATAACTATACGATTGGGTAAATTCAGAGAACCTAGCTGTATTGGAGAAAATAAGTTCATAATTGGAAATTTTAGAATCTTAGTTTAGCAAGATAGAAACCCCGACAAGGTTAAAATGAATCGAGAATAGAAAACAAGTAGAAATCAATAGTTTGTAACGAACCAAATGGTGCGTAACTTCCCAGAACCAGAAATATTTACTTTAAATTGTCCAACTCAGCAGGTTTTGGATATTATTGGCAATAAATGGAGCGTTATTGTCCTTTACTGTCTTGCATATGGCTCTAAACGCTATACACAAATTCAGCGACGTATTGAGGGTATTTCCCAAAAAGTTCTCACTCAAACCTTACGCAATTTAGAAAGAAATGGTTTAATTGAACGAAAAACAAATTTACAATCATCTGTAGGGATAGAATATTCTTTGACCGTATTAGGAGAAAGTTTAATCGAGACTTTATTAGAAATAGCTGATTGGTCAAGAGTCAACTTTGAAGAAGTTTGTACCGCGCGTGATTTATATGATGAAAATAATTAATAATAATCAGAGAGTTCAGTAATCGCAAAAAGAACAAATGCCAGCTACCTACGCTAAAAAGCTTGCAGATAAAGGATTTGCGGCACTTGCATTTGATTTTCGCACCTTTGGAGAAAGTGGTGGTAAATTGCGCGGGTTTGAATCTCCTACAGAAAAAATCAAGGATATTAAAAGCGCTGTTAGTTTCTTGCAGACAGTAAATGCTGTTGATAACAATAAAATTGCTGGGTTAGGAATTTGTGCTAGCGCTGGTTATATGGTGGAAGCAGCAGCAGAAGATTCCCGTATCAAATCATTAGTTACTGTCGCACCTTGGATTCACAACCCAGAAATTGTTAATACTGTTTACGGTGGAGAAAAAGCGGTACAAGAAAAAATCCAAATTAGTGAAGCTGCAAGAAAGCAATTTGAAGAAACCGGAAAAGCCGAAGTTGTTCCCGCAGCTAGTAAAACTAATTCTAAAGCACCAATGTTTGGCGAAATTCCTTACTATACAGAACTATCACGCGGTGCAATTCCACAGTGGGATAATGAATTTGCAATCATGTCATGGAAAGAATGGTTGACTTTTAACCCCATGCCAAAAGCTAAAAATATTAACGTACCAACATTATTTGTTCACAGTGAAAAAGCTGCGATTCCTGAAGGTGCCCGTCAATTTTTTCAAAATATTTCTACTAATAATAAAAAGTTTGTTTGGTTAGAAAATCGCGCTCAATTTGATTTTTATGATGAAGAAGCCACTGTAAAAAAAGCGGTTTCCTTAACAGTGAAGCATTTGCAATCAACACTATAAATTTTTGCAACCCTTCTTGATACCGTTTAAGAATAAATATCATAACTGGTTTAAAAGTTTGTCATAATCTGCATGAGAACCAATCCAGAACCAAATTACCGTATCTTCATCTAATTGACCAACTGCTCTATAGTCTCTATTAACTCTTGCAGAATAAATTGGTAACTGAGGATGTACTTTTTTGAATTTTAAACTAGGATAGTTAGGGTCTTCCTTAAATTGCCGATATGCTTCACGGGCTTGTTCTTGAACCTGTTCGGGTAAATCGGCAAACATTTTACGGAACTTTGAAGTTGTAAGAGATTTCACAGATTTTCTGGATTTAACTGCTGAGTTTTACCTGCGCGATGTTCAGACATTGCTTCCGCTGCAAGGTTAGCTAGTAGTTCAGGAGAACGAGCAAATGATTCGTCCCATTTACGCTCATCTTCGAGTTCTTCTAAAATCATTTTTGCGATCGCGTTTTGCTCTTGAGCGGATAGAGATTTTAATTTAGCGATTGCTTGTTCGAGTAATTCTGTCATAATTAATCTTCTCTTAGTTGTATAGCTACTATGTAAATTATCGCTTATAAGACCGCAGGGGAAAAAATATTATTGCAGCAAGCTTTATTTCGTGAAACATTTTTATCAAAAATCAAACCATTCATTTTCTAATACTCCCCATTGAGAAAGAGCAACTTTTTTAACTTCATCAATAGAGTTTTGATAAGGAAAATACTTATCTTGTCTCCATGTATAAATTTCAAGCAAATAATAAACTTCTGAAGGTACAAATTGAGCAATACAAAGCTCCAAAGGTTTCTCCGGTGGAACTCGTTCGCCATTTATTATTTGAACAAATGTTGGCTTATGGTTCCGAATAATAGCTCTAGATAAACAAACGCTTTTACAATTACGATATTCATCGAGCAACTCAAAAAACTTGTCAAAAGCTTTTTCATTTCCCCATTCTTCAATCATCCATAACCAGGACATTGTTGATGACATACCCTCAACTTTTCTTGCAATCCAACTACTGAAATCGCTGAAAGGAGGATTACCTTCATCCATTTGTGCAAATCTTAATCCAGAAACAAATGCAACCAAAGCAGTTAAAGATTTTTTACTACCTAAATACATACTTGGACGCTGTCGTAAATCATCTAGTATTTCGTAAATGTCTTTATACTTTTTCATCCTCTAAAAACTTATTCAACTTAACACTTCAAAAGCTCTCGTAAAAAATTACCTAACGCATTACTAAATAAATGTTTTTCTCTAGCCTCTAAACAATTACTAATATACTGATATGTAACCGCATGATGTAAAGCACATAGTGGTTTTGCTAATTTCCAAGCTTCTAATACGCGGGATTTTGATTCATAAACCGTCCATTGATTTAAATATTCATTCCTCACAGCTTTTATAGATGAAAAAGGGTTATAATACCGACGAAAACAAAATTGAAACATATCAAAGAAAGGATGAGCAATACAGCTATCCGTCCAATCAAATAAAAGGTAGTTATCCTTATTTAAAGCTACATTCCCTAAATGCAAATCACCATGAACTAATGTTTGAGGTATTTTATAATCGGCTAATTGACTGCATAAGCTTTTCAGATGTGGAGCAAGTGTTTGTAACTGTTTAATTTCTGCTTCTTTTAATTGAAATAAAACAATTTCATCGTTAAACAAAGAATCAATCTGACTTGCTAACTTTTCCAAACGTCTATCCAAACATCCGACATTCAATAAATTATCAATATGCTCAACCGATTTAATCTGTATTTGAGCAAGCAAACGATAAACATCTTTTTTGATTTTGACAGGTGATTTTCTACCAATAGGTTCCCCAAAATCAGCTAATAACATCCAATGACGTTCGGAATTGATGCTGAGAACAGTAGGAATATGTTCGGGAAATAATTTTGCTAACTCTTTAGTAACTACTGGTTCATTACAAAAAAGCGGTAGTGTTGAAGCTTCCTTGAGATAAAGATTTCCGTGGTTTGTAGAAACTCGCAATATACAAGAAATTCCCCAGGTTTTAATACATTCTATAGAGGAAAGTTGTTGATAGTTTAAATCTAATAATTGTGATTCAATCCATTGACTTGCAGAATCGAACCAACCTGTTTTAGCCCAAGGTGGACGTAATTCAGGAATATTATTGTTTTCAATCTCCGTCAAATATTTTTCGATAATTGACTTATGCTCTGGAAATTTAAAAGATAAGTTCCTCAAAGTTTCTAAATCTGTCCAAGAACCGATATTTAGTTTTGTAATAGAATCATTATGCTTAAGTACATATACACCGTGAATTTCACGTTTTGATTCGTCGTAATAATTACTAGCGCAATATAAAATATTTACCGAAATCCCAAGTTTTTGCTCGAATTCTTTCTTGATAACCGGGATATCATCGCATTCTAAATCATCATTTACACAAACATGAGGCAACGAACAACCAGTTTTATGCGATAGCATCAACACCTTAGCTTCAGTTGGGTGAGGTAGAATCGCGTAGAGATGAGATTTCCATTTGCTCATAATAATTAAGTTTTTTATAAATATTAATTCGTCGAAAAATCTAAAAATAATTTTAGTTTCTTCGACGATTTGGTAAAGGTCTATTTTACAAATTATACAGCTAAAATATTCTAATTTTGTGTTTCTAACCAAGCTTGTAAATCAGCCAAACTAGTAAAATCTAACAGAGCTTCGCTGAGATTTTCAAGATTAGATAAAGGTAAACTAGAAATTGAAGAACGCATTTCCTCGGAAAGTTCTCCAAAGCGCTTGTTTAGCTGTCGCATTACTAATCTCAAAGTTGCTTCTTGTTCTCCTTCTTCTCTTCCTTCTTCTTTCGCTTCTCGGTAAACTCTTGTTTGTTTTAAAGTTATATCTAACATTTGCTGTGTCTCTACTCTATTGAACAATCAAAATCTTTACTGCTAACGGCTCTTTTATAAGCCATTTTGCAATTTAGGGCGAACTTCAAAAATCAATTGCGAGCGATAAAAACAAACATCAAATTCTAGGAAAAAATTCATTCTACCAAGCAATAATGGCGCTTCATCTGACTGGCTCCATGCAAAAACCAACCTAACTGGGTCAAAATTACCGATTTGAGCAGATACCAATAAACCTCGTGCTTCAACCGAAGCTAAATTACCAGCTAAAGTTACCGAAGTTGTTTGTTCTTCCCAAACAGCACCAAGCTGAAGTCCAACGTTATAAGGTAAAACATTAACGCTTGCACCTGTATCAAGCAATGCTAAAACCTCAAGCTCGGAACCTAGATATATTAAATTCAGTGGCATTTGAGGTAGTGCATCTGGGACACCAAAGGCATCAAATCCTTCTGTAAAGCTAAACCTTTGAGCATCACGCATTATGCTTGGTTCCGCTCGGATTCTAAAAGTTGAGCTAGTTTGTGAGCAGCTTCATGGGAATTGAGAGGTGAAGAAATAGGATAAGTTGCTCCCGGTTGTAAGCTTGGTTCCTCTTCCTGAGCTAGTTCTGCAATCAAGAACTGCATCACCTTTAATTTATCTGCACGAGGCAATTTTCTTAAAGTCGGGAATAGCTCTGTTAAGGTCATAAAATTTAATTAATTTCTACCTATATATTTTCTCATAAGTCTCTCAAATCAAGATATGATAAATGGCTTAAATGCTAAATCGGTTATAAATACTTTATACTTAGCCGGAAAAGCAATAATTACACTATGCACGAGTATATTCTCTTGCTAAATGTCTGACATCT comes from Rivularia sp. PCC 7116 and encodes:
- a CDS encoding DUF4351 domain-containing protein, giving the protein MLDITLKQTRVYREAKEEGREEGEQEATLRLVMRQLNKRFGELSEEMRSSISSLPLSNLENLSEALLDFTSLADLQAWLETQN
- a CDS encoding NAD(P)/FAD-dependent oxidoreductase gives rise to the protein MHIYDVIIIGAGPVGLAIANGLRRRGIKNILVLDQTKAFRKVGQGLDVLPNGLKALKYLNEQAYKEVAKTAMTVTNAENSSQPLPKWLVRNLQGEKIRSIALDFNEWFQNYGEGRISVSWFDLQTALRNLIPPEQVKANHRCINVVHESENECVRVDCVSDISVEANPYAHWNPEAQKTPIKSTNISQDIDKSTESLEKVSFRAKLVIAADGINSTVRKQIYKNTDYQVFSRPEYSGYAAVACSEITNVSEAIQTELQERFLQKSPIVTITPDVDLRNSASEQPARMILLTRKPGQFTYLIHIAIASNQLQEDSRIDLTLQQLEKYNFPQAIKELVRLSKPENMQHRTYYIHRTAVSDSLPFPETANLHLKENSGNSQPPWHVGKIVLVGDAAHGMPPFAAQGVNQGFEDALIITELVANLADSNQLNNERAIREAFVKYENIRRPLIEYVQKVTMTGLNYTSNQEELDKYNQQIFARDFKQVAEALDS
- a CDS encoding ABC transporter permease — protein: MLVRISSNIWMRGFYPIFRKELVRKFGNKCWVSPLVVWMSISAVPTISLVTAGASSLSANQGIALLSLFLWLGTFPMSIGTVVISQGTIIEEKLTQTLLWIYSKPLSASAFILGKFAAYAIFIAVIILGAPAIAIGITAVIFGISLNSLLGYLFSIAIIYLLLLFILALTLMLGTFFQKISSVTGIAFIVYISGASLSTNEYLKQIEPYSFAALQSYAVEAAAGKFQIQALIAILITLLFILMFLFVASWQMERYEF
- a CDS encoding ABC transporter ATP-binding protein encodes the protein MLTQDDLIISTSNLTKTYGKKTIIEKVNLAVPRGSICGFLGPNGAGKSTTIKLLLGLVKPSSGNGTILGKNIVSDSVSIREQVGFLAQEPRFYGYLTARETLRFVASFFFKGSKSQIESRIDEIIYIVGLNGKADRPVKGFSGGERQRLGIAQAAINDPELIILDEPASALDPLGRRDMLQIIESFRGRSTVFYSTHILDDVQRVSDMVVILNKGTLIAQGSIQQLLAGNRSQFHFIVRGDGLAIVNKLNNIPWVQAINIEPGFPDVNNNRTSKLHVNVTNPNAAENELLRLVMSDSETVVTEFGRTSYELEDIFVDLVEGETKNAR
- a CDS encoding alpha/beta hydrolase; amino-acid sequence: MPATYAKKLADKGFAALAFDFRTFGESGGKLRGFESPTEKIKDIKSAVSFLQTVNAVDNNKIAGLGICASAGYMVEAAAEDSRIKSLVTVAPWIHNPEIVNTVYGGEKAVQEKIQISEAARKQFEETGKAEVVPAASKTNSKAPMFGEIPYYTELSRGAIPQWDNEFAIMSWKEWLTFNPMPKAKNINVPTLFVHSEKAAIPEGARQFFQNISTNNKKFVWLENRAQFDFYDEEATVKKAVSLTVKHLQSTL
- a CDS encoding aminoglycoside phosphotransferase family protein, with the protein product MSKWKSHLYAILPHPTEAKVLMLSHKTGCSLPHVCVNDDLECDDIPVIKKEFEQKLGISVNILYCASNYYDESKREIHGVYVLKHNDSITKLNIGSWTDLETLRNLSFKFPEHKSIIEKYLTEIENNNIPELRPPWAKTGWFDSASQWIESQLLDLNYQQLSSIECIKTWGISCILRVSTNHGNLYLKEASTLPLFCNEPVVTKELAKLFPEHIPTVLSINSERHWMLLADFGEPIGRKSPVKIKKDVYRLLAQIQIKSVEHIDNLLNVGCLDRRLEKLASQIDSLFNDEIVLFQLKEAEIKQLQTLAPHLKSLCSQLADYKIPQTLVHGDLHLGNVALNKDNYLLFDWTDSCIAHPFFDMFQFCFRRYYNPFSSIKAVRNEYLNQWTVYESKSRVLEAWKLAKPLCALHHAVTYQYISNCLEAREKHLFSNALGNFLRELLKC
- a CDS encoding aspartyl protease family protein encodes the protein MRDAQRFSFTEGFDAFGVPDALPQMPLNLIYLGSELEVLALLDTGASVNVLPYNVGLQLGAVWEEQTTSVTLAGNLASVEARGLLVSAQIGNFDPVRLVFAWSQSDEAPLLLGRMNFFLEFDVCFYRSQLIFEVRPKLQNGL
- a CDS encoding type II toxin-antitoxin system RelE/ParE family toxin, with translation MKSLTTSKFRKMFADLPEQVQEQAREAYRQFKEDPNYPSLKFKKVHPQLPIYSARVNRDYRAVGQLDEDTVIWFWIGSHADYDKLLNQL
- a CDS encoding alkene reductase produces the protein MNLFSPIQLGSLNLPNRIVMAPMTRLRAVGSIPTTLMGTYYTQRVSAGLIVTECTMVSPLSNGYINCPGIYSTEQIAGWEQVTKSVHDKGGRIFLQIWHCGRVAHPSLLDGEIPVAPSAIPGVGTLHTPTGKVNLETPRALEIDEIPQIVEQFGQAAENAKKAGFDGIELHGAFGYLIDQFIQDGSNQRTDKYGGSIENRARFLLEIVEAVSSVWDNGNIGIKLSPSNTFYGMEDSNSQATFSYIFKALNQYQLAYIHLMEPNEIDLKNRDVINPALPVFRPLYEGKIITNGGYDKEKGNDAMKNAGADLVSFGKPYIANPDLPERFAADAELNTPDVKTFYGRGDENLEQGYTDYPVLVST
- a CDS encoding helix-turn-helix domain-containing protein, which produces MVRNFPEPEIFTLNCPTQQVLDIIGNKWSVIVLYCLAYGSKRYTQIQRRIEGISQKVLTQTLRNLERNGLIERKTNLQSSVGIEYSLTVLGESLIETLLEIADWSRVNFEEVCTARDLYDENN